A genomic stretch from Candidatus Ozemobacteraceae bacterium includes:
- a CDS encoding PilN domain-containing protein, whose product MIKVNLITIKRRKPIQIPFAAIFLVIALAGILVLFYFGTIWIESYNKDLEEQKTRLEEEVRKDKDKLEQRDRLDQDKRALESQIEQLKQLSGVNLLQWSEVFSALTTVVPEKTVWITSIRIDSDRRVQLTGYACSEQPDKKNDRLTLGIQNFIKELQNHSYFEEVFLSNANKNTFEKAPVWRFDITCRIKRDLGRN is encoded by the coding sequence ATGATCAAAGTAAACCTCATCACCATTAAGCGGCGTAAGCCGATTCAGATTCCGTTCGCCGCGATCTTCCTCGTCATCGCGCTGGCGGGCATTCTCGTCCTGTTCTACTTCGGAACGATCTGGATCGAGTCCTACAACAAGGATCTCGAGGAACAGAAAACGAGACTCGAGGAAGAGGTCCGCAAAGACAAGGACAAACTGGAACAACGCGACCGTCTCGACCAGGACAAGCGGGCCCTGGAAAGCCAGATCGAGCAGCTCAAACAGCTTTCCGGCGTGAACCTGCTCCAGTGGTCGGAAGTGTTCTCCGCCTTGACCACGGTCGTTCCCGAGAAGACGGTCTGGATCACGAGCATCCGCATCGATTCCGACCGGCGCGTCCAGTTGACCGGGTATGCCTGCTCCGAGCAACCCGACAAGAAGAACGACCGCCTGACCCTGGGCATCCAGAACTTCATCAAGGAACTGCAGAACCACTCCTACTTCGAAGAAGTGTTTCTCAGCAATGCCAACAAAAATACCTTCGAAAAAGCTCCCGTGTGGCGGTTCGACATCACCTGCCGCATCAAACGGGATCTCGGAAGAAACTGA
- a CDS encoding flagellar basal body L-ring protein FlgH, with protein sequence MSRTNVSRLLVVVLFALAASTAPAASLWLNGRDLYSSQGAHEFRAGDIITVVISEEATAQQAATTNAQDDASVEVKSEPQIPFFKKVVSEFIGKNEIKNAWKGNGTTTRSGKLAGTVTTTVMEVLPNGNLLLEGSRSIRVNRETQILRVKGIARPRDINASNQVKSSLLANAEIKYDGKGSVGSTQKPGLMTQITQFVF encoded by the coding sequence ATGTCGCGAACTAACGTTTCCCGCCTGCTCGTCGTCGTTCTCTTCGCCCTGGCGGCATCGACCGCCCCGGCGGCCTCGCTGTGGCTGAACGGCCGCGACCTGTATTCGTCCCAGGGCGCCCACGAGTTCAGGGCCGGCGACATCATCACCGTCGTGATCTCGGAAGAGGCGACAGCCCAGCAGGCGGCGACGACGAACGCGCAGGACGACGCGTCGGTCGAGGTGAAGTCGGAGCCGCAGATTCCCTTTTTCAAGAAAGTCGTCAGCGAGTTCATCGGGAAGAACGAGATCAAGAACGCCTGGAAGGGCAACGGCACGACGACCCGTTCCGGCAAGCTCGCCGGGACCGTCACGACGACGGTGATGGAAGTGTTGCCCAACGGCAACCTGCTTCTCGAAGGCAGCCGCTCGATCCGGGTCAACCGCGAAACGCAGATTCTGCGGGTGAAGGGCATCGCCCGGCCGCGGGACATCAACGCCAGCAACCAGGTCAAATCGAGTCTGCTCGCGAACGCAGAGATCAAATACGACGGCAAGGGATCGGTCGGCTCGACGCAGAAGCCGGGCCTGATGACCCAGATAACGCAGTTCGTTTTCTAA
- a CDS encoding flagella basal body P-ring formation protein FlgA — MAHLRQPTDSGFLKPAAHLAGTALLALFLSFGPAPLPARAATSPMLPVKSTVLVTDGRVDASMLVGSDAAPSVKAALAKIPVGFISEPLGSITLHRNELSRKLGSFATMFELPQRVQVLRKGAMLSGEEIAAKVRELCYERIEKDVAGDVQVDLSNLPRHVVLPEPPESWTLTPMSSNKLGMRVFQLEARCGETTVRQIIQADVSRTVRVAKLRRLVKRGECLSANDLIEETIRLRNDQPNPVVAIGEVVGKQLANFKSPGTIVRAGDLASACIPEPKQNTLSNMTHVSENTDSADHAESPALPGETGPEPEPIGNSSGEYLVKNGEQVEFTVKSGSLCLVVPAKALQNGRAGESIRLLNLQNKRPIKGIITAEGKVEHVAN; from the coding sequence ATGGCCCATCTTCGTCAGCCCACTGATTCCGGCTTCCTGAAGCCGGCTGCCCACCTCGCGGGAACGGCGCTGCTGGCCCTCTTCCTCTCGTTCGGCCCCGCCCCTCTACCGGCCCGGGCGGCGACATCGCCGATGTTGCCGGTGAAATCGACGGTTCTCGTCACCGACGGCCGCGTCGACGCGTCGATGCTGGTAGGAAGCGACGCCGCGCCGTCGGTGAAGGCGGCGCTGGCGAAAATCCCGGTCGGATTCATTTCGGAGCCGCTCGGCTCGATCACCCTCCACCGGAACGAGCTGAGCCGCAAACTGGGAAGCTTCGCGACGATGTTCGAGCTTCCGCAGCGCGTGCAGGTGCTGCGAAAAGGCGCGATGCTCTCCGGCGAGGAGATCGCAGCGAAGGTGCGCGAACTCTGCTACGAGCGCATCGAAAAGGACGTCGCCGGCGACGTTCAGGTCGATCTGTCGAATCTCCCGCGCCACGTCGTTCTGCCCGAACCGCCTGAAAGCTGGACGCTGACGCCGATGTCTTCCAACAAGCTCGGCATGAGGGTGTTTCAGCTCGAAGCCCGGTGCGGGGAAACGACGGTCCGGCAGATCATCCAGGCCGACGTTTCGAGAACCGTCCGGGTCGCCAAGCTCCGGCGGCTGGTGAAGCGAGGCGAATGCCTGTCGGCGAACGACCTGATCGAGGAAACGATCCGTCTGCGGAACGACCAGCCCAACCCGGTCGTGGCGATCGGCGAGGTGGTCGGAAAACAGCTGGCGAACTTCAAATCCCCCGGCACCATCGTCCGGGCAGGCGACCTGGCCTCGGCGTGCATCCCCGAACCGAAACAGAACACACTATCGAATATGACGCACGTGTCCGAGAATACCGACTCCGCCGACCACGCCGAATCACCGGCCCTCCCCGGCGAAACGGGCCCCGAGCCGGAGCCGATCGGGAATTCATCGGGCGAATATCTGGTTAAGAACGGAGAGCAGGTCGAATTCACGGTCAAGAGCGGCAGCCTCTGTCTGGTCGTCCCGGCGAAGGCGCTGCAGAACGGTCGCGCCGGGGAATCCATCAGGCTCCTCAACCTCCAGAACAAGCGCCCGATCAAGGGCATCATCACCGCGGAAGGAAAAGTGGAACATGTCGCGAACTAA
- a CDS encoding flagellar hook-basal body protein encodes MIRGIYTSASSMLVETIRQDMIANNLANVDTVGYKRDQGVFKELPTMVLNRVNDGELYPPRPFEKAPKIGKVGTGVILDESYTDFSLGKLQFTDNELDCALENAKAFFLMETPNGIRYSRDGVFTLNQDGYLTNMNGDFVMAEPEPPRSLEDRLLVGEDGTPNAALEIARVQVGPTDKVTLDTEGRVLVNGEPRFRLVRGMASDRKAFRKENTNNFTRAYGDVQRADGKVKVGYVEKPNFSLVEEMVKMIEVSRAYEANSKCIQAHDSLLDKVVNSVGPTRR; translated from the coding sequence ATGATACGCGGCATTTACACGTCGGCGTCCTCGATGCTGGTGGAGACGATCCGCCAGGACATGATCGCCAACAATCTTGCGAACGTCGACACCGTCGGTTACAAGCGCGACCAGGGGGTGTTCAAGGAACTGCCCACGATGGTGCTCAACCGCGTCAACGACGGCGAGCTGTATCCGCCGCGGCCCTTCGAGAAGGCGCCGAAGATCGGCAAGGTCGGAACCGGCGTCATCCTGGACGAGTCCTACACGGATTTTTCCCTCGGGAAGCTGCAGTTCACCGACAACGAGCTGGACTGCGCGCTCGAGAACGCCAAGGCCTTTTTCCTGATGGAGACGCCGAACGGCATCCGCTACTCGCGCGACGGGGTGTTCACGCTGAACCAGGACGGCTACCTCACGAACATGAACGGCGATTTCGTGATGGCCGAGCCCGAGCCACCGCGAAGCCTCGAGGACCGTCTTCTCGTGGGGGAAGACGGGACGCCGAACGCCGCGCTCGAGATCGCCCGCGTGCAGGTCGGGCCGACCGACAAGGTCACGCTCGACACCGAGGGCCGCGTGCTGGTGAACGGCGAGCCGCGATTCAGGCTCGTTCGCGGCATGGCCTCCGATCGCAAGGCGTTCCGCAAGGAGAACACGAACAATTTCACCCGCGCGTACGGCGACGTGCAGCGGGCGGACGGGAAGGTGAAGGTCGGCTACGTGGAAAAGCCGAACTTCAGTCTCGTCGAGGAAATGGTCAAGATGATCGAGGTCTCACGCGCCTATGAAGCGAATTCCAAGTGCATTCAGGCGCACGACTCCCTGCTCGACAAGGTCGTCAACTCCGTCGGGCCGACTCGCCGCTGA
- the aroC gene encoding chorismate synthase, with translation MAALRWLTAGESHGKALVGILEGMPAGVFVAEAAFKKLLTRRLSGYGRGSRAASIERDAVEILSGIRFGRTTGSPISMAIYNKDYSKHAAAMEVFGPRPEGEKPVTAPRPGHADLAGALKYETGDIRDIRERASARETAMRCALSVPARALLSELGMTSAAFVRRIGTQEAAIPETAAVAELTALIDEVGEGFLTPDPNVVIPWTLLIDKARASGDTLGGEVEIRFEGLPAGLGSHVQADRRLDARLAAAVMGLPGVHAVEIGQAVRQSRLPGSQAHDPILWNEPRGWVRPTNLCGGLEGGMSNGSQLVLRAVMKPLPGSMPGETPSIEPSHTSVPLAADRSDTVALAALAVTAESALALELANAILERFGGDSLPQIAESMPRPNTR, from the coding sequence ATGGCTGCCCTGCGCTGGCTGACCGCGGGTGAGTCGCACGGAAAAGCCCTGGTCGGCATTCTCGAGGGAATGCCGGCCGGGGTTTTTGTTGCCGAGGCTGCGTTCAAAAAGCTCCTGACCCGCCGCCTCAGCGGCTATGGAAGAGGCAGCCGCGCCGCCTCGATCGAACGCGACGCCGTGGAGATCCTCTCGGGCATCAGGTTCGGCCGCACGACCGGCAGCCCGATCTCGATGGCGATATATAATAAAGACTATTCAAAACACGCCGCCGCGATGGAGGTGTTCGGGCCCCGACCGGAAGGGGAGAAGCCCGTCACGGCACCGCGGCCCGGCCATGCCGACCTCGCCGGCGCGCTGAAGTATGAAACCGGCGACATCCGTGATATCCGTGAGCGGGCCTCGGCCCGGGAAACGGCGATGCGGTGCGCGCTTTCCGTGCCCGCCCGGGCCCTGCTCTCGGAACTCGGCATGACCTCGGCCGCCTTCGTGCGGCGCATCGGAACGCAGGAAGCCGCGATTCCCGAAACGGCGGCCGTCGCGGAGCTGACGGCTCTGATCGACGAGGTCGGCGAAGGCTTCCTGACACCCGACCCGAACGTCGTCATCCCCTGGACGCTGTTGATCGACAAGGCGCGCGCCTCCGGCGACACGCTCGGCGGAGAGGTCGAGATTCGCTTCGAAGGCCTGCCGGCAGGGTTGGGCAGCCACGTGCAGGCCGACCGCCGCCTCGATGCCCGGCTCGCCGCCGCCGTGATGGGCCTGCCGGGCGTCCACGCCGTCGAGATCGGCCAGGCCGTCCGACAGAGCCGCCTGCCTGGATCTCAGGCCCACGACCCGATTCTCTGGAACGAGCCGCGCGGCTGGGTGCGGCCCACGAACCTGTGCGGCGGCCTCGAAGGCGGCATGTCGAACGGTTCCCAACTCGTGCTCCGTGCCGTAATGAAGCCCCTTCCCGGCAGCATGCCCGGCGAAACCCCCTCGATCGAGCCGTCCCACACATCTGTTCCGCTGGCCGCCGACCGCTCCGACACCGTCGCCCTCGCTGCCCTCGCCGTTACTGCCGAATCGGCCCTCGCCCTCGAACTGGCAAACGCCATCCTCGAGCGCTTCGGCGGCGACTCCCTGCCGCAAATTGCCGAGTCGATGCCACGCCCAAACACCCGATAA
- the pilO gene encoding type 4a pilus biogenesis protein PilO, with product MNNFAVVIMVIVFAAAGAGGAFWMYYWEPTMATREQLENDIKDLERKQEEIKNVADEIARINESIAKLTEEKKKLEMESNQLGTVVPKLLDSTEAIANKFNVKFNDIRISPLVRAEQWSELPIEIGLLGTFQDIGNFLLVMEKRKIVNLAAGSINISVSAEPDPKTKAPLLTVNLNAKIYIMGGAY from the coding sequence ATGAACAACTTTGCGGTCGTCATCATGGTCATCGTGTTCGCTGCAGCCGGCGCCGGCGGTGCGTTCTGGATGTACTACTGGGAACCCACCATGGCCACCCGCGAACAGCTCGAGAACGACATCAAGGACCTCGAGCGGAAACAGGAAGAGATCAAGAACGTTGCCGACGAAATCGCCCGCATCAACGAATCCATCGCCAAACTGACGGAAGAGAAGAAAAAGCTGGAAATGGAATCCAACCAGCTCGGAACCGTCGTTCCAAAGCTTCTCGACTCGACGGAAGCGATCGCCAACAAGTTCAACGTCAAGTTCAACGACATCCGCATCTCGCCCCTGGTGCGGGCCGAGCAGTGGTCGGAACTGCCGATCGAAATCGGGCTTCTGGGCACATTCCAGGACATCGGCAACTTCCTGCTCGTGATGGAAAAGCGCAAAATCGTCAACCTGGCGGCCGGCTCGATCAACATCTCGGTTTCGGCCGAGCCCGATCCCAAGACCAAAGCCCCGCTTCTGACGGTGAACCTGAACGCCAAGATCTACATCATGGGTGGCGCCTACTAA
- a CDS encoding magnesium transporter CorA family protein: MAETRYFHIPRKGKIARLASLGEALQFQKKGEYVWIDLIDPVRETFDELIEPFGIHQLSVEDCLDDDQIPKTENFEKNTFILFNCYTYTKEELTIDEVDFLIGANYLITVRGFKAQNPSFFDKLDEAVFRGMSDVNRGPDFLLQLILDYIVDKKFIAIDSIQEEVERIEESILGEKPDFQPEHLMRLRSTLLTLRKSLFNEREILIKICRRDSPFVSEKAIYYFRDIYDHLAKFFEFIEINREQITSLMELHLSLTNARMTQLSNQTNLVMKRLTAITTVFMPLTLISGIGGMSEWSMITGPENWMISYPVFFGGMALLGWFNWWLLHKLQWI; encoded by the coding sequence ATGGCCGAAACCCGATATTTTCACATCCCGCGCAAGGGAAAGATCGCACGGCTCGCTTCGCTCGGCGAGGCGCTTCAGTTCCAGAAGAAGGGTGAGTATGTCTGGATCGACCTGATCGATCCCGTCAGGGAAACGTTCGACGAGCTGATCGAACCCTTCGGCATTCACCAGTTGAGTGTCGAGGACTGTCTCGACGACGACCAGATCCCCAAGACCGAGAATTTCGAGAAGAACACCTTCATCCTGTTCAATTGTTATACCTATACGAAAGAGGAACTGACGATCGACGAGGTCGATTTCCTGATCGGGGCGAACTACCTGATCACCGTCAGAGGCTTCAAGGCCCAGAATCCCTCGTTCTTCGACAAGCTCGACGAAGCCGTGTTCCGTGGCATGTCAGATGTCAACCGCGGCCCCGACTTCCTGCTGCAGCTGATTCTCGATTATATCGTCGATAAAAAATTTATCGCTATAGATTCAATTCAGGAAGAGGTCGAGCGCATCGAGGAGAGTATTCTGGGTGAAAAACCCGATTTCCAGCCCGAGCATCTGATGCGGCTTCGTTCGACCCTGCTGACCCTCCGGAAAAGCCTGTTCAACGAACGCGAAATTCTGATCAAGATCTGCCGCCGGGACTCGCCGTTCGTCAGCGAGAAGGCGATCTATTACTTCCGCGATATTTACGACCATCTCGCCAAGTTCTTCGAGTTCATCGAGATCAACCGCGAGCAAATCACCTCGCTGATGGAACTCCATCTTTCGCTCACGAACGCGAGAATGACACAACTGTCGAACCAGACGAACCTCGTGATGAAGCGCCTCACCGCCATCACGACCGTTTTCATGCCGCTCACCCTGATATCGGGCATCGGCGGCATGTCGGAATGGTCGATGATCACCGGCCCCGAAAACTGGATGATCTCCTACCCCGTTTTCTTCGGTGGAATGGCTCTTTTGGGCTGGTTCAACTGGTGGCTTCTCCACAAACTCCAGTGGATTTGA
- a CDS encoding DUF501 domain-containing protein — protein MPVRNEMPTPEEAAMVETLLGRPAKLPYRIATRCGDGTPQVLQADPVYQENGRWKPFPTFLWLVCPRLRYEVAKLEAAQEVQMFSKRLAEDAGFRERFIEGQQLLQKQRCDLAEEIAGHPLPDDVESVLSATNIVGSRSMFGVKCLHAHVAQSLSFGSNPIGDDVLARVGPCDKSMNCRQVVPPRSHGKAKR, from the coding sequence ATGCCTGTTCGAAACGAAATGCCGACACCGGAAGAAGCCGCGATGGTCGAGACACTGCTCGGCCGGCCGGCCAAGCTTCCCTACCGCATCGCGACTCGGTGCGGCGACGGCACGCCGCAAGTTCTGCAGGCGGATCCGGTGTATCAGGAAAACGGCCGGTGGAAGCCGTTTCCGACCTTCCTCTGGCTCGTCTGCCCACGCCTTCGCTACGAAGTGGCAAAACTCGAAGCGGCACAGGAGGTCCAGATGTTTTCCAAGCGACTTGCTGAAGATGCGGGGTTCCGGGAACGGTTTATCGAGGGGCAGCAGCTGCTGCAGAAGCAGCGTTGCGACCTGGCCGAGGAAATTGCGGGACATCCGCTTCCTGACGATGTCGAATCGGTGCTTTCGGCGACGAATATCGTCGGCAGCCGCAGCATGTTCGGGGTGAAATGTCTTCACGCGCACGTCGCCCAAAGCCTCAGTTTCGGTTCGAATCCCATCGGAGACGACGTCCTCGCGCGCGTCGGCCCGTGCGACAAGTCCATGAACTGCCGTCAGGTGGTTCCACCCCGGTCTCACGGAAAGGCAAAACGATGA
- a CDS encoding secretin N-terminal domain-containing protein → MNSTGKTKNGLKYTVVAAAMLASLWGQPAAAEDNISLDFRDTDIREIIKIIAQKSGTNIIAEKTVRGNVTVRLTDVYYEEAMNLIAKTNGFAVRKIGNTWILADEKKLIEAFEKGLTITKRLQYAKAADVSKIIAQTIKKDVKVATDDRINAVIVSGGKDILDEVKKLIETIDTPVHQVMMEAKIVEVKTTAAKKLGFAWKTGTKDAAGELDGSPTVFATKEYFAQNPDSSLYQNGFSNPQGELFGLGDFYRDTLLFQATLNALERHSETKILSNPKISAVNGQEANIVVGTKVIYPGGADQPPKEKDTGIKLKITPRINDDGYITVDAEPEVSFVESWSNNGMYPVIGTRSAKTQVRVRDGEEILIGGLIRDEEGREKSKIPLLGNIPILKSLFSYNGKNGESQELIILITPHIIAQSIESAAPTSIVPEAGSEMEPAPRAAPAAQPQPAGNAGDAFDNAFDTTF, encoded by the coding sequence ATGAATTCCACAGGTAAAACCAAGAATGGCCTCAAGTACACGGTTGTAGCCGCGGCCATGCTGGCGTCTCTCTGGGGACAGCCGGCGGCGGCGGAGGACAACATCTCGCTCGACTTCCGCGACACCGACATCCGCGAGATCATCAAGATCATCGCGCAGAAGTCGGGCACGAACATCATCGCGGAAAAGACCGTCCGCGGCAACGTCACGGTTCGCCTGACGGACGTCTACTACGAGGAGGCCATGAACCTCATCGCCAAGACGAACGGGTTCGCCGTCCGCAAGATCGGCAACACCTGGATTCTGGCCGACGAGAAGAAACTCATCGAAGCCTTCGAAAAGGGCCTGACGATCACCAAGCGTCTGCAGTATGCCAAGGCCGCCGACGTGAGCAAGATCATCGCCCAGACCATCAAGAAGGACGTCAAGGTCGCCACCGACGATCGCATCAACGCGGTCATCGTGTCGGGCGGCAAGGACATTCTCGACGAGGTCAAAAAGCTGATCGAAACGATCGACACGCCTGTCCATCAGGTCATGATGGAAGCGAAGATCGTCGAAGTGAAGACGACGGCCGCCAAGAAGCTGGGCTTCGCCTGGAAGACCGGCACGAAGGATGCCGCCGGCGAACTCGACGGCAGCCCGACCGTGTTCGCGACGAAGGAATACTTCGCCCAGAACCCCGACTCGAGCCTGTATCAGAACGGCTTCTCAAACCCGCAGGGCGAGTTGTTCGGGCTCGGCGACTTCTATCGCGACACCCTGCTGTTCCAGGCCACGCTGAACGCCCTCGAGCGGCACAGCGAGACCAAGATCCTCAGCAACCCGAAGATCTCGGCGGTCAACGGCCAGGAAGCGAACATCGTGGTCGGCACAAAGGTCATCTACCCCGGCGGCGCCGATCAGCCTCCGAAGGAAAAAGACACCGGCATCAAGCTCAAGATCACCCCGCGCATCAATGATGACGGCTACATCACGGTCGATGCCGAACCCGAAGTCTCCTTCGTGGAATCCTGGTCGAACAACGGCATGTATCCGGTCATCGGCACCCGCTCCGCCAAGACCCAGGTGCGCGTGCGCGACGGCGAAGAGATTCTCATCGGCGGCCTGATTCGCGACGAAGAAGGCCGTGAAAAGAGCAAGATCCCGCTGCTGGGCAACATTCCGATCCTCAAGTCGCTGTTCAGCTACAACGGCAAGAACGGCGAGTCCCAGGAACTGATCATCCTGATCACCCCGCACATCATCGCGCAGAGCATCGAGTCCGCCGCCCCGACCAGCATCGTGCCCGAGGCCGGCAGCGAGATGGAACCTGCCCCCAGAGCGGCCCCGGCCGCCCAGCCCCAGCCCGCCGGCAACGCGGGTGACGCGTTCGACAACGCGTTCGACACCACCTTCTGA
- a CDS encoding DUF4434 domain-containing protein has translation MKIRSCAATFAYIAMFLFVTLISASAGPFDAGHVVVTGNDATDEAVAETADVELATTSMRPRITGAFLQIWESDNDNSLEFWRGELEAMRAAGMRIVIPQYSKSSGVDLTPAVELILQVADELKMQVFIGTLLDEEGWYLKKLNPLFLAKERVKVAAYTTELVRRFKEYTSFRGLYIPYEDNTLSLPGSMGAFYGAIAEAARAEKPELKVMISPFTTPRPGMAKSLPTWMLRQYFKSMLAKAKVDIIAWQDGVGGTTNQIARIPHDLAPIASAARELDIQIWGNCEVFHRTSPLSEDFEAEPTTMEILARQIEGAAPFVDRFICFDFNHYFSPRIGPKAEQLYKDYCAWVGITHKNP, from the coding sequence ATGAAAATTCGATCGTGTGCGGCAACATTCGCTTACATCGCCATGTTCCTTTTCGTAACGCTGATCTCTGCGTCAGCCGGCCCATTCGATGCCGGCCACGTCGTGGTGACGGGAAACGATGCGACGGACGAGGCTGTGGCCGAGACCGCCGATGTCGAGCTGGCGACGACTTCGATGAGGCCGCGCATTACGGGCGCCTTCCTCCAGATCTGGGAATCCGACAACGACAATTCCCTCGAATTCTGGCGCGGCGAGCTTGAAGCGATGCGCGCTGCCGGAATGCGCATCGTCATCCCCCAATACTCCAAAAGCAGCGGCGTGGATCTGACGCCCGCCGTCGAACTGATCTTGCAGGTCGCGGACGAACTGAAGATGCAGGTGTTCATCGGAACGCTGCTCGACGAAGAGGGCTGGTATCTGAAAAAGCTGAATCCGCTTTTCCTGGCGAAGGAGCGGGTCAAGGTGGCGGCATACACGACCGAACTGGTGAGGCGGTTCAAGGAATACACGTCGTTCCGGGGCCTCTATATTCCCTATGAGGACAACACGCTCTCGCTTCCCGGTTCGATGGGTGCCTTCTACGGCGCGATCGCCGAAGCCGCGCGGGCGGAGAAGCCCGAGCTGAAAGTGATGATATCCCCGTTCACGACCCCCCGCCCGGGAATGGCAAAATCGCTCCCGACCTGGATGCTCAGGCAGTATTTCAAGTCGATGCTCGCGAAGGCGAAGGTGGACATCATCGCCTGGCAGGACGGCGTCGGCGGCACCACGAATCAGATCGCGCGTATTCCACACGATCTGGCTCCGATCGCCTCGGCGGCCCGGGAACTCGATATCCAGATCTGGGGAAACTGCGAAGTGTTCCATCGCACGTCGCCCCTATCGGAGGATTTCGAAGCCGAACCGACGACGATGGAGATTCTTGCCCGGCAGATCGAGGGCGCTGCGCCGTTCGTCGACCGTTTCATTTGTTTCGATTTCAATCACTATTTTTCGCCCAGGATCGGTCCCAAGGCCGAACAGCTCTACAAAGACTACTGCGCCTGGGTGGGCATCACCCACAAAAATCCCTGA
- the flgG gene encoding flagellar basal-body rod protein FlgG gives MMRSLWSASTGMKGQEMNIDVISNNLANVTTTGFKKDRVDFQDLIYQTLKEPGTPISTGNNYPVGIQLGHGVRPVAITKIFTQGEFQQSDQPLDVVITGKGFFQVQLPNGDVGYTRDGAWKLDSNGMIVTSDGYSILPNITIPQDALGINITPSGIVAAKMPNQADLQVLGQIETADFINPAGLKSIGRNLFTPTGSSGEAIVGIPGTQELGEIEQGYVEMSNVKVVEEMVNMIVAQRAYEANSKTIQTSDSMLQIANNLRR, from the coding sequence ATGATGCGTTCGCTGTGGTCCGCTTCGACCGGCATGAAGGGCCAGGAAATGAACATCGACGTCATTTCCAACAACCTGGCCAACGTCACGACAACGGGATTCAAGAAGGATCGCGTCGACTTCCAGGACCTGATCTACCAGACGCTCAAGGAGCCCGGGACGCCGATCTCGACGGGGAACAACTATCCCGTCGGCATCCAGCTCGGCCACGGCGTCCGGCCGGTCGCCATCACGAAGATTTTCACGCAGGGCGAGTTCCAGCAGAGCGACCAGCCTCTCGACGTCGTCATCACCGGCAAGGGCTTCTTCCAGGTGCAGCTGCCCAACGGCGACGTCGGCTACACACGCGACGGCGCATGGAAGCTCGACAGCAACGGCATGATCGTGACCAGCGACGGGTATTCCATACTGCCGAACATCACGATCCCTCAGGATGCGTTGGGCATCAACATCACGCCGTCGGGCATCGTCGCAGCGAAGATGCCGAACCAGGCCGATCTCCAGGTGCTCGGCCAGATCGAGACGGCGGATTTCATCAACCCGGCCGGCCTCAAGTCGATCGGCAGAAATCTGTTCACGCCCACCGGCAGCTCAGGCGAAGCGATCGTCGGCATTCCCGGCACCCAGGAACTCGGCGAGATCGAACAGGGCTACGTCGAAATGTCGAACGTGAAGGTCGTCGAGGAGATGGTGAACATGATCGTGGCGCAGCGCGCCTACGAAGCGAACTCCAAGACGATCCAGACGTCCGACTCGATGCTCCAGATCGCCAACAACCTGCGCCGCTGA